One Campylobacter sputorum subsp. sputorum DNA segment encodes these proteins:
- the nifJ gene encoding pyruvate:ferredoxin (flavodoxin) oxidoreductase, producing MSKIMKTMDGNEAAAYVSYAFTEVAGIYPITPSSPMADHVDMWAAQGKKNLFGMPVKVIEMQSEAGAAGSVHGSLQVGALTTTYTASQGLLLKIPNMYKIAGQLLPGVIHVAARSLASQALSIFGDHQDIYACRQTGFAMLASDSVQEVMDIGGVAHLAAIKGKVPFLHFFDGFRTSHEIQKVEVMDYAEFDKLLDYEAIKEFRHNSLNPEHPKTRGTAQNDDIYFQTRELPNRYYDALPDIVAEYLKEISKITGRDYKPFNYYGHPEAEHIIVAMGSVNQAIEEVVDYLMEKGEKVGLIKVHLYRPFSVKYLFDVMPKSVKKISVLDRTKEPGSLGEPLYLDIKAAFYGKENAPLIIGGRYGLSSKDVDPAQIIAVYENLKSNNPKNGFTVGINDDVTHLSLEVGAKISLGDQEAKECLFYGLGADGTVGANKNSIKIIGDNTDLYAQAYFAYDSKKSGGYTRSHLRFGKKPIRSTYLVSNPHFVACSVAAYLEIYDVIDGIRENGTFLLNSIWDEKETVEKIPNKVKKILAQRNVNFYILNATKLAHDIGLGNRTNTIMQSAFFKLTDIIPFEDAQRLMKEFAKKTYGKKGDKIVEMNYKAIENGADKLIKVTVDPAWANLDDKQVAQTDKYIGSDFVENIVKPMNAARGDSLPVSAFLGHEDGSFEAGTTQYEKRGVGVMVPKWIEENCIQCNQCVFVCPHAVIRAFLVDDKEMASAPNGVKEHAIDAKGKDIKDYKYKIQVSPLDCTGCELCAQNCPSKEKSLVMVPLEDQIEKGEQENADYLFKNVTYKDDLTGKENVKGVGFAEPYFEFHGACPGCGETPYITLVTRLFGDRMIVANATGCSSIYGGSAPSMPYRKNKDGNGVAWGNSLFEDNAEFGLGMKIATETIRHRIENIMLDTIDKAPNSLSALYKDWIENKQSSSKSLEVRDRLIPILEQNKNIQGVEELLELKHYLAKKSQWIFGGDGWAYDIGYGGLDHVLASGENVNILVLDTEVYSNTGGQSSKSSRSGSIAQFTSSGKAVQKKDLGQIAMTYGNIFVAQINSNASQAQTIKAIIEAEDYDGPSLIICYSPCIAHGIKGGLSHSGNQAELATKCGYWPTYTFDPRLAKEGKNPLKLSAKEPEWDSYKNFLLSEVRYNALSKLNPEHAEELLEKNLQDAKRRYRQLKRLSEADFSNEI from the coding sequence ATGAGTAAAATTATGAAAACTATGGATGGAAACGAAGCTGCTGCTTATGTTTCTTATGCGTTTACAGAAGTTGCTGGAATTTATCCGATAACTCCAAGTTCTCCAATGGCTGATCATGTTGATATGTGGGCAGCTCAAGGCAAAAAAAATCTTTTTGGTATGCCAGTTAAAGTTATAGAGATGCAAAGCGAAGCAGGGGCTGCAGGAAGTGTTCATGGAAGTTTGCAAGTTGGTGCATTAACAACAACTTATACTGCTTCACAAGGATTGCTTCTTAAAATACCAAATATGTATAAAATAGCAGGACAACTCTTACCTGGTGTTATACATGTTGCAGCTAGATCTTTAGCGTCTCAAGCTTTATCTATTTTTGGAGATCACCAAGATATTTATGCATGTAGACAAACTGGTTTTGCTATGCTTGCAAGTGATAGCGTTCAAGAGGTTATGGATATAGGTGGTGTTGCCCACTTAGCTGCTATAAAAGGAAAAGTTCCATTTTTGCATTTCTTTGATGGATTTAGAACAAGCCACGAGATACAAAAAGTAGAAGTTATGGATTATGCAGAGTTTGATAAACTTCTTGATTATGAGGCTATAAAAGAATTTAGACATAACTCATTAAATCCAGAGCATCCAAAAACAAGAGGAACAGCTCAAAATGATGATATCTATTTCCAAACAAGAGAGCTTCCAAATAGATATTATGACGCACTTCCAGACATTGTTGCTGAATATTTAAAAGAAATTTCAAAAATTACCGGTAGAGATTATAAACCATTTAATTATTATGGTCATCCAGAAGCTGAACACATAATAGTTGCAATGGGATCTGTAAATCAAGCTATAGAAGAAGTTGTAGATTATCTTATGGAAAAAGGTGAAAAAGTTGGTCTTATCAAAGTTCATTTATATAGACCATTTAGCGTAAAATATCTATTTGATGTTATGCCAAAAAGCGTTAAAAAAATATCTGTTTTAGATAGAACAAAAGAACCGGGAAGTTTGGGAGAGCCATTATATTTAGATATAAAAGCTGCATTTTATGGCAAAGAAAACGCTCCTTTGATAATAGGAGGAAGATACGGACTTAGCTCAAAAGATGTTGATCCTGCACAAATAATCGCAGTTTATGAAAATTTAAAATCAAACAATCCTAAAAATGGCTTTACAGTTGGTATAAATGATGATGTTACTCATCTTTCTTTAGAGGTTGGAGCTAAAATTTCACTTGGAGATCAGGAAGCAAAAGAGTGTTTATTTTATGGACTTGGTGCTGATGGAACAGTTGGTGCAAATAAAAACTCTATTAAAATTATTGGCGATAATACAGATCTTTATGCTCAAGCATATTTTGCATATGATAGTAAAAAATCAGGTGGTTATACAAGAAGTCACTTAAGATTTGGTAAAAAACCTATTCGTTCAACTTACCTTGTTTCAAATCCTCATTTTGTTGCATGTTCTGTTGCCGCGTATCTTGAAATTTACGACGTTATTGATGGTATAAGAGAAAATGGAACATTTTTACTTAACTCTATTTGGGATGAGAAAGAAACAGTTGAAAAAATTCCTAACAAAGTTAAGAAAATTTTAGCTCAAAGAAATGTTAATTTTTATATACTAAATGCTACAAAATTAGCTCATGATATAGGTCTTGGAAACCGCACAAATACAATTATGCAATCAGCGTTTTTTAAACTTACAGATATTATACCTTTTGAAGATGCTCAAAGATTGATGAAAGAATTTGCTAAGAAAACCTATGGCAAAAAAGGTGATAAGATAGTAGAAATGAACTATAAAGCCATAGAAAACGGTGCTGACAAATTAATAAAAGTTACAGTTGATCCAGCTTGGGCAAATTTAGATGACAAGCAAGTTGCACAAACAGATAAGTATATAGGAAGTGATTTTGTAGAAAATATAGTTAAGCCTATGAACGCTGCCAGAGGCGATAGCTTACCAGTTTCTGCATTTTTAGGACACGAAGATGGAAGCTTTGAAGCTGGAACAACACAGTATGAAAAACGCGGTGTTGGTGTAATGGTTCCAAAATGGATAGAAGAAAATTGTATTCAATGTAATCAATGTGTGTTTGTTTGCCCACACGCTGTTATAAGAGCATTTTTGGTTGATGATAAAGAGATGGCATCTGCTCCTAACGGCGTAAAAGAGCATGCAATAGATGCAAAAGGTAAAGATATCAAAGATTATAAATACAAAATTCAAGTTAGCCCACTTGATTGTACTGGTTGTGAACTTTGTGCTCAAAATTGTCCAAGTAAAGAAAAATCACTTGTTATGGTTCCTCTTGAAGATCAAATAGAAAAAGGCGAACAAGAAAATGCTGATTATCTATTTAAAAATGTAACTTATAAAGATGATTTAACAGGCAAAGAAAATGTAAAAGGTGTTGGATTTGCAGAGCCATATTTTGAATTTCATGGTGCATGTCCAGGGTGTGGAGAAACTCCTTATATAACACTAGTAACAAGATTATTTGGCGATAGAATGATAGTTGCAAATGCGACTGGATGTAGTTCAATATATGGCGGTTCTGCTCCATCTATGCCTTATCGCAAAAATAAAGATGGAAATGGTGTTGCTTGGGGTAACTCTTTGTTTGAGGATAATGCAGAGTTTGGTTTAGGTATGAAAATAGCAACTGAGACTATACGCCATAGAATAGAAAATATTATGCTAGATACAATAGATAAAGCACCAAATTCTCTAAGTGCTCTTTATAAAGATTGGATAGAAAACAAACAATCTTCTTCAAAATCTCTTGAAGTACGAGATAGATTAATTCCTATTTTAGAGCAAAATAAAAATATACAAGGCGTTGAAGAACTTTTAGAGCTTAAACACTATCTTGCTAAAAAATCTCAATGGATATTTGGTGGAGATGGTTGGGCTTATGATATTGGATATGGTGGACTTGACCATGTTTTAGCAAGTGGAGAAAATGTAAATATTTTGGTTTTAGATACCGAAGTTTATTCAAATACTGGCGGTCAAAGCTCAAAATCATCAAGATCTGGATCTATTGCACAATTTACATCTAGCGGAAAAGCGGTTCAGAAAAAAGATCTTGGTCAAATCGCTATGACCTATGGCAATATTTTTGTTGCTCAAATAAACTCAAATGCTTCACAAGCTCAAACTATAAAAGCTATCATAGAAGCCGAAGATTATGATGGACCAAGTCTGATTATATGCTATTCTCCTTGTATAGCTCATGGTATAAAAGGTGGTTTGAGCCATAGCGGAAATCAAGCTGAACTTGCTACAAAATGTGGTTATTGGCCTACTTACACTTTTGATCCAAGATTAGCAAAAGAAGGAAAAAATCCTTTAAAACTATCAGCAAAAGAACCTGAGTGGGATTCATATAAAAATTTCTTATTATCAGAGGTAAGATATAACGCACTTAGCAAGTTAAATCCGGAACATGCTGAAGAACTTCTAGAAAAAAATCTTCAAGATGCAAAGAGAAGATATAGACAACTAAAACGTTTATCTGAAGCAGATTTTAGCAACGAAATTTAA
- a CDS encoding copper resistance protein NlpE, producing the protein MNIKNFMFAAICSAMLFGCSLSSQNVEKSAGQIYGSYTATLPCASCSGIEQNLTLKNDNTYVLQSNYLGEKDGKFTDKGTYSIENDIITTTNEFKEKNYYKIDGQNLRMLDSDKKLTTGPLEKFYIFKPYRK; encoded by the coding sequence ATGAATATAAAAAATTTTATGTTTGCGGCTATATGCTCTGCTATGCTGTTTGGTTGCTCTTTGAGTAGTCAAAATGTTGAAAAAAGTGCGGGTCAAATTTATGGCTCTTATACTGCAACACTACCTTGCGCTAGTTGTAGTGGAATAGAGCAAAATTTAACATTAAAAAATGATAATACTTATGTTTTACAAAGTAATTATTTGGGTGAAAAAGATGGAAAATTTACAGATAAAGGAACTTATAGTATAGAAAATGACATTATTACCACAACCAATGAATTTAAAGAAAAAAATTACTACAAAATTGATGGACAAAATTTAAGAATGTTGGATTCTGATAAAAAATTAACAACAGGACCTCTTGAAAAATTCTATATATTTAAACCATATAGGAAATAA
- a CDS encoding MFS transporter, with translation MKKYLALLRTHRNFRLLCAVQIVCYFGAWFSHTGIFTMLINLNAPIWAISLCAAMAYIPCVILAPFSGILVDKFSPKPMLVTMMIIETITIIMLLFIDSLDMLWLLLVIIFVRMGVGGIYFQVEMSILPKILKNQTLKLANEIHSIIWAGCYTAGMAGAGVYIYFFGVKSAFMLDIVLYIISFYFLYKLVLPSVDTTVIKPVFIMFKNGIIYIKNNKLIMHLILLHSFVGITSYEALIALLADYEYAHILSIPLIIGFMNAIRALSLIMGPTLLSKFTNNKTIMYMYFGQGIGIIIWAFLQFNFYLGFIGLLTAGFFTSTLWSYTYTLVQRNCDEQFYGRVIAYNDMVILLVSAMFSMFVGFMFKASFSLQTITIIMGSIFFIGGIYYYLVNKFYTIK, from the coding sequence ATGAAAAAATATTTGGCTCTTTTAAGAACACACAGAAATTTTAGACTTCTGTGTGCTGTTCAGATTGTGTGTTATTTTGGTGCCTGGTTTTCTCACACAGGCATCTTTACTATGCTTATAAATTTAAATGCTCCTATTTGGGCTATTTCGTTATGTGCTGCTATGGCATATATACCATGTGTTATCTTAGCCCCATTTAGCGGTATTTTAGTTGATAAATTTAGTCCAAAACCTATGCTTGTTACTATGATGATTATAGAAACTATCACTATAATTATGTTGCTTTTTATAGATTCTCTTGATATGCTTTGGTTGCTTCTTGTAATTATATTTGTTAGAATGGGTGTTGGCGGAATATATTTTCAAGTAGAAATGAGCATACTTCCTAAAATTTTAAAAAATCAGACATTAAAATTAGCAAACGAAATTCACTCTATTATATGGGCAGGTTGTTATACAGCCGGTATGGCTGGTGCTGGTGTTTACATATATTTTTTTGGTGTAAAAAGTGCTTTTATGCTTGATATTGTTTTATACATAATAAGTTTTTATTTTTTGTATAAACTTGTCTTGCCTAGTGTAGATACAACAGTTATAAAGCCAGTATTTATAATGTTTAAAAATGGCATTATTTATATAAAAAATAACAAACTCATTATGCATCTTATACTACTTCATAGTTTTGTTGGTATTACTTCATACGAAGCTCTTATAGCTTTGCTTGCTGATTATGAGTATGCACATATCCTATCAATACCGCTTATAATAGGATTTATGAATGCCATAAGAGCATTATCTTTGATAATGGGTCCAACATTGCTAAGCAAATTTACAAACAATAAAACAATCATGTATATGTATTTTGGTCAAGGAATTGGGATAATTATATGGGCTTTTTTGCAGTTTAATTTTTATCTAGGCTTTATTGGATTACTGACTGCTGGATTTTTTACATCTACTCTTTGGAGTTATACTTATACTCTTGTTCAAAGAAATTGCGATGAGCAATTTTATGGTAGAGTAATAGCTTATAATGATATGGTAATTTTGTTAGTAAGTGCTATGTTTTCGATGTTTGTTGGATTTATGTTTAAAGCTTCATTTAGTTTGCAAACTATAACTATAATAATGGGAAGCATATTTTTTATAGGTGGAATTTATTATTATTTGGTAAATAAATTTTATACTATAAAATAA
- a CDS encoding CheR family methyltransferase: MFFRRKKKEESNLQETNKKDLIIDTRNFDKFISIIQDICGADLKPKYNTIFERLEIFAKNRQIPSFDKIIDLMKTDSNLKQDILNLITVNETYFYRELPQLKEVINYAKTLNNPKILCAPCSSGDEVYSLCMLAVENNLRNVSLLGIDINSEAINECIEGRYNERHLHRLNSEQKNKFFINKNGMFEIKKNILPKYEFKIVNIFDDEMLKIGTFDIILSRNMMIYFDDEFKLKCVKILHKLLNQNGRLYAGHADLIPDTEIYQKVYESGVSYYKKI; the protein is encoded by the coding sequence ATGTTTTTTAGAAGAAAGAAAAAAGAAGAATCAAATTTACAAGAAACAAATAAGAAAGATTTAATCATAGATACTAGGAATTTTGATAAATTTATAAGCATTATTCAAGATATATGCGGCGCTGATTTAAAACCAAAATATAATACCATATTTGAAAGACTTGAAATTTTTGCTAAAAATAGACAAATACCTAGTTTTGATAAGATTATAGATTTGATGAAGACAGATTCAAATTTAAAACAAGATATATTAAATCTCATAACGGTAAATGAAACATATTTTTATAGAGAATTACCGCAGCTAAAAGAAGTTATAAACTACGCAAAAACACTTAATAATCCTAAAATACTTTGTGCACCATGTTCAAGCGGCGATGAAGTTTATTCTTTATGTATGTTAGCTGTTGAAAATAATCTTAGAAATGTTAGCTTACTTGGGATAGATATAAACTCAGAGGCGATAAATGAGTGTATAGAAGGAAGATACAACGAAAGGCACCTACACAGATTAAACAGTGAACAAAAAAATAAATTTTTCATAAATAAAAACGGCATGTTTGAAATCAAAAAAAATATTTTGCCCAAATATGAATTTAAAATAGTAAATATATTTGATGATGAGATGCTAAAAATAGGAACTTTTGACATTATTCTTTCAAGAAATATGATGATATATTTCGATGATGAATTCAAACTAAAATGCGTTAAAATTCTACATAAATTACTTAATCAAAATGGAAGACTTTATGCAGGTCATGCAGATCTCATACCAGATACAGAAATTTATCAAAAAGTATATGAAAGCGGAGTTTCTTACTATAAAAAAATATAA
- a CDS encoding CheB methylesterase domain-containing protein: protein MLRNKLVLIGASTGGPGHLKKLLCDIKINSNIIVIAQHMDSMFIPSFCNQLAKECHINVECIENKIKLENKFYICKHNTQISKDLIASVHSDIKAPYSPNVDMLFSSAANLCENIEIMAILLTGIGDDGASGLLKLYENRAKCIAENEESAIIFGMPKRAKEINPNLKTMNLNDIRKELERFLYVF from the coding sequence ATGCTTAGAAATAAACTTGTTTTAATAGGTGCTTCAACAGGCGGTCCAGGGCATTTAAAAAAACTTTTATGCGACATAAAGATAAATAGTAACATAATAGTTATAGCCCAACATATGGATAGTATGTTTATACCATCTTTTTGCAATCAACTAGCAAAAGAGTGTCATATAAATGTAGAATGTATAGAAAATAAAATAAAGCTGGAAAATAAATTTTATATATGCAAACATAACACCCAAATATCAAAAGATTTGATAGCTTCTGTTCATAGTGACATTAAAGCACCATACTCTCCAAATGTAGATATGCTTTTTTCCTCTGCTGCAAATTTATGCGAAAATATAGAAATTATGGCGATACTTCTTACAGGAATTGGCGATGATGGAGCAAGTGGTCTTTTAAAACTTTATGAAAATAGAGCAAAATGTATAGCAGAAAATGAAGAAAGTGCGATTATTTTTGGTATGCCAAAAAGAGCCAAAGAAATTAATCCAAACTTAAAAACTATGAACTTAAATGATATAAGAAAAGAATTAGAAAGGTTTTTATATGTTTTTTAG
- a CDS encoding methyl-accepting chemotaxis protein, which produces MKISLKIAIAIISSLLFLFAALIFEKISVDNKIIKFTEQQVRNSIAQEKQAGIMQQLDSVKTIAESIAEVYIEAEEPIEETKQDILAYISSARYGVNKNGTFIVLDAKGTTIVNPNHPDLIGKNMIENTDDNGVKFNQEIFSNIENRNFYVKITIDGQEYMQSGMKISIADAQWIIMARAPITATKQNIEKFLNLLEENNNSSAKTFISIAIVIIIISIIAALIYAKISIITPLNKLIHRAQNLSSGDGDLTVKLDDSGKDEIAMASKAINTFIEKVRKLISDAKNLSSENSSIANELSSSSLQTGKRVEDSTAIVSKVSSNCSDINSNMKDSIEEAKTGKKNLQEAITYVNEANKAMINLNAKISTSAQTESEMANKINQLAKEADQVKEVLDVINEIADQTNLLALNAAIEAARAGEHGRGFAVVADEVRNLAEKTQSSLVEINATINIIVQSINDSSEQMNINAKEINNLTNVASEVEETIKDMNKVIGNAIKISDATVDDYIDTGKSINTIVKDIEEINLISKENARSVEEIAGAAEHLNKMTDQLNAKLGEFRT; this is translated from the coding sequence ATGAAAATATCTTTAAAAATAGCTATAGCTATAATCTCATCATTATTGTTTTTATTTGCAGCACTTATTTTTGAAAAAATAAGCGTGGATAATAAAATCATAAAATTTACAGAACAACAAGTAAGAAATTCCATTGCTCAAGAAAAACAAGCTGGTATAATGCAACAGCTAGATTCTGTAAAAACAATTGCGGAATCCATAGCTGAAGTTTACATAGAAGCTGAGGAGCCTATAGAAGAAACCAAACAAGATATTTTAGCATATATCAGTAGTGCTAGATACGGTGTTAATAAAAATGGAACTTTTATAGTATTAGATGCAAAAGGAACAACTATCGTAAATCCAAATCACCCAGATTTAATCGGTAAAAATATGATTGAAAACACTGATGATAATGGAGTTAAATTTAATCAAGAAATTTTTAGTAATATTGAAAATAGAAATTTCTATGTTAAAATAACTATCGATGGGCAAGAATATATGCAGTCTGGAATGAAAATTTCCATAGCAGATGCTCAGTGGATAATAATGGCTAGAGCACCAATTACAGCGACAAAACAAAATATAGAAAAATTTTTAAATTTATTAGAAGAAAATAACAATTCAAGTGCCAAAACATTTATAAGCATAGCAATAGTTATAATTATTATTTCTATAATTGCTGCTTTAATATATGCAAAAATTTCTATAATAACGCCTCTTAATAAGTTAATACATAGAGCACAAAATCTATCAAGCGGAGATGGGGATCTTACCGTAAAATTAGATGATAGCGGAAAAGATGAGATAGCTATGGCAAGCAAAGCTATAAATACGTTTATAGAAAAAGTTAGAAAACTTATAAGTGACGCCAAAAACCTCTCAAGCGAAAATTCATCAATCGCAAACGAACTTAGCTCATCTTCACTTCAAACAGGAAAAAGAGTTGAAGATTCAACAGCTATAGTTTCAAAAGTAAGTAGCAACTGCAGTGATATAAACTCAAACATGAAAGATTCTATAGAAGAAGCAAAAACAGGTAAGAAAAATCTTCAAGAAGCAATTACTTATGTAAATGAAGCAAATAAAGCTATGATAAATTTAAATGCCAAAATATCTACTAGTGCTCAAACAGAAAGCGAAATGGCTAATAAAATAAATCAACTTGCAAAAGAAGCAGATCAAGTAAAAGAGGTTTTAGATGTTATAAACGAGATAGCAGATCAAACAAACCTACTTGCATTGAATGCTGCAATAGAAGCTGCACGTGCAGGAGAACATGGTAGAGGATTTGCTGTTGTTGCTGATGAAGTTAGAAACTTAGCGGAAAAAACTCAATCAAGCTTAGTTGAGATAAATGCCACTATAAACATTATAGTTCAATCAATAAATGATTCAAGCGAACAGATGAATATCAATGCAAAAGAGATAAATAACCTTACAAATGTAGCCTCAGAAGTTGAAGAGACTATAAAGGATATGAATAAGGTTATAGGTAATGCTATAAAGATTTCAGATGCTACAGTTGATGATTATATAGATACAGGCAAAAGCATAAATACTATAGTAAAAGATATAGAAGAGATAAATTTAATCTCTAAAGAAAATGCAAGAAGTGTTGAAGAAATAGCTGGGGCTGCAGAACATCTAAATAAAATGACAGATCAGCTAAATGCAAAATTAGGTGAATTTAGAACTTGA
- the thiS gene encoding sulfur carrier protein ThiS, producing the protein MLSINGILSSEFINFSIEKMLKQKNYDIKHIAVELNGEILPKSKFQTTILKDGDKVEIVSFVRGG; encoded by the coding sequence ATGCTTAGTATAAACGGGATTTTAAGTAGCGAGTTTATAAATTTTAGCATTGAAAAAATGCTAAAACAAAAAAATTACGACATAAAACATATCGCAGTAGAGCTAAACGGCGAAATACTTCCAAAAAGCAAATTTCAAACTACTATCTTAAAAGATGGTGATAAAGTAGAAATTGTAAGTTTTGTTAGAGGCGGATGA
- the thiF gene encoding sulfur carrier protein ThiS adenylyltransferase ThiF, translating to MDNLNEFLKDKDKFYYEISKRNSPNSINLLKNARIGIAGAGGIGSNLALNLARVGVGNIHIIDFDSVELVNLNRQNFCLKDVGKLKVEALKEHILAINPFINVVCQNIKITSSNASEIFRNDEIVCEAFDDENAKSMLVDEILSNYDDKFVVASSGLAGYKIRDEFGVKSFGNRLFVCGDFSDDDIYEYGVMSPKVCMCAALCANVVLNLILKGKL from the coding sequence ATGGATAATTTAAATGAGTTTTTAAAAGATAAAGATAAATTTTATTATGAAATTTCAAAAAGAAATTCGCCAAATTCTATAAATTTGCTTAAAAATGCCAGAATTGGCATAGCTGGAGCTGGTGGAATTGGTTCAAATTTAGCCCTTAATTTAGCTAGAGTTGGAGTTGGAAACATTCATATTATAGATTTTGATAGCGTAGAACTTGTAAATTTAAATAGACAAAATTTCTGTCTAAAAGATGTTGGAAAACTAAAAGTTGAGGCTTTAAAAGAGCATATTTTAGCCATAAATCCTTTCATAAATGTTGTTTGCCAAAACATAAAAATCACTTCATCAAATGCTAGTGAAATTTTTAGAAATGATGAGATAGTGTGTGAGGCGTTTGATGATGAAAATGCAAAATCTATGCTTGTTGATGAAATTTTATCAAATTATGATGATAAATTTGTGGTTGCAAGTTCGGGTTTGGCAGGATACAAGATAAGAGATGAATTTGGCGTAAAAAGTTTTGGAAATAGACTTTTTGTTTGTGGGGATTTTAGCGATGATGATATATATGAATATGGTGTAATGTCGCCCAAGGTTTGTATGTGTGCGGCACTTTGTGCGAATGTAGTTTTAAATTTGATATTAAAAGGTAAGTTATGA
- a CDS encoding thiazole synthase, which produces MKDILKLGNKEFSSRFILGSGKFSLELIKSAINDAGAEIVTLALRRANEGGVANILDFIPKNVKILPNTSGARTADEAVRIARLSREIGCGEFIKIEVIRDSKYLLPDNYETIKATEKLANEGFVPLAYMYPDLNVARDLVNAGAGAIMPLGSPIGSNRGLLTKEFIEILIDEIDTPIIVDAGIGSPAQACEVMQMGADAVMINTAIATAGDINKMAKAFKFAIEAGRMAYLSGLGRVRKTADASSPLTGFLE; this is translated from the coding sequence ATGAAAGATATTTTAAAACTTGGAAATAAGGAATTTAGCTCAAGATTTATTTTAGGAAGCGGTAAATTTAGCTTAGAGCTTATAAAAAGTGCTATAAATGACGCCGGGGCGGAGATTGTAACACTTGCATTAAGAAGGGCAAATGAAGGTGGAGTAGCAAATATACTGGATTTCATTCCTAAAAATGTAAAGATTTTGCCAAATACAAGCGGTGCAAGAACTGCAGATGAAGCAGTTAGGATAGCTAGGCTTTCAAGGGAAATTGGATGTGGAGAGTTTATAAAGATAGAAGTTATTAGAGATAGTAAATATTTGCTTCCTGATAACTATGAGACTATAAAAGCTACTGAAAAACTAGCAAATGAAGGTTTTGTACCACTTGCTTATATGTATCCTGATTTAAATGTTGCAAGAGATTTAGTAAATGCTGGGGCTGGTGCGATTATGCCGCTTGGTTCGCCAATTGGTTCAAATCGCGGACTTTTGACAAAAGAATTTATAGAAATTTTAATAGATGAGATCGATACGCCAATTATAGTCGATGCTGGTATTGGCTCTCCTGCTCAAGCTTGTGAAGTTATGCAAATGGGAGCTGACGCAGTGATGATAAATACTGCAATCGCAACAGCTGGCGATATAAATAAAATGGCAAAAGCATTTAAATTTGCCATAGAAGCTGGAAGAATGGCGTATCTTTCTGGGCTTGGTAGAGTTAGAAAAACTGCCGATGCAAGTTCTCCTTTAACTGGATTTTTGGAGTAA